CTGTGGTCACGATGGACACACTGCCATTTTGCTCGGTACAGCGAAACTTCTTGCCCAAACCCGTCGCTTCTCTGGGACGGTCCATTTTGTTTTTCAACCGGCGGAGGAGAACTTGGGCGGCGCACTCAAAATGGTCGATGATGGACTGTTTACCCTCTTTCCTATGGACGCGATTTATGGCCTACACAACTGGCCGGGCTTGCCTGTAGGTACGCTTGCGGTCAATGAAGGGGCTATGATGGCATCACTCGATACCTTCAAAATCACCTTAACGGGCAAAAGTTGCCACGCCGCGATGCCAGAAAATGGTCACGACCCAATCGTGGCTTCTGCAGAACTGGTCACTGCGCTGCAAACCATCACCGCTAGACGACTCTCTCCTTTGCAGGCAGCGGTGGTCAGCGTGACTAAGATACAAGGTGGCGAAGCGATCAACATCATCCCTGAGAAAGTGGAGCTAGAAGGCACCTATCGCTGCCTAGATAAGGGCGTGCGCGCCAAAGTAAAATCCCTGATCGGAGAGCTCGCCAACTCAGTACCGGCTGCGCACCATGTGCAAGCACAGGTTGAGTTTTTTGATGGGTATTCAGTAACAACCAACCATGCTGCTCAAGCGCAACAGGTTCGCGATGCGGGCATTACCGCTCTTGGGGAAAGTAAGGTGCATTGGAACATATTGCCTTGCATGGCGTCGGAAGACTTCTCTTACATGCTCGAACACTGCCCAGGCGCCTATTTCTGGCTTGGAGCAGACGGTGCTACACCATCCAAACCGCTGCACAATGCCTATTACGACTTCAATGATGACATCATCGAAACTGGGATGACTGTTTGGCAAGAATTGGTAGAACGCCTGCTTAAATAAACACCACTATTTAAATCATCTTTTTTGATACCGCCTATCTGGGCGGTATTTTTATATAAAACTGGTTCATTATCATAAAGATTCCTCACTAAGCGACAAAATAAGTAGTTTTGTTCTACAAGCTTGTTAGAACCATGTCTAAATCGACTCTAGTCTTTACTCAAACAACGAGATAACACCCTGTTTTCTAATGAGTCACCTCATTCTTTCTATGAATATAAGAAAGCAGCAACACCCGTGACTCATTTTGATTTACACGACATCATTCAAACTTAATCAATTGATTTTAAATTACTTTCTGTGTTGCCTTTTCGGTAACGATAAAGCGATATAAATAGAACACTAACTATGCTGTAATGCTTTAGCAACAATGGAATGTCATGGAATGAACTTTTACTCAAGGAGAGTAATGATGAGTAACCATTATTCAATTAAAGCGCTATTAGATTGGCGACTACACCTTATTGTATTAGCAACAACTGTTATTTCTGAATTAATTGGCATTAAAAGCATCCCGATTGGTTCAGCAAAATTGTTATTTTTACCCCTTTTTTACTCTTTTCTTTTATGTTTGCTGTTTAACCCAAACATCACTCGTTTTTCGAGCAAATTAATTACCAAAAAGCAGGCTTCGATTGCCACGTCCATCATCGGCATTGGTATTTTGCCGTTCATCGCTAAGTTCGGCACTCTGATTGGCCCAGCATTACCAAAAATCTTAAATTCTGGTCTAGCGATGATTTTGCAAGAAGCCGGTAACCTTGCCACCATGTTAATCGCCATGCCCGTTGCCGTTGTGCTATTTAAAATGGGACGCGAAGCCATTGGGGCAACTTACTCCATCGCTCGCGAACCGAATATCGCGGTGATTTCCGATCGTTTTGGTTTGAAAAGCAGTGAAGGCGTTGGCGTTATGGGGGTTTACGTGATGGGTACCATGTTTGGCACCATCTACTTCGCTTTACTAGCGGGCTTTTTGGCATCGACACACTGGTTTGACCCACGAGCGCTAGCGATGGCCTGTGGTGTTGGCAGCGGCAGTATGACCGCTGCTTGCTCGGGCACTTTAGCCGCCGCTTACCCCACCATGAAAGATGACATTCTCGCTTTTGCGGGGGCAAGTAACTTACTAACCAACGCTACAGGCTTATACGTGGCTATCTTTATCGCCCTGCCTTTTGCTGAGTGGTATTACAAAAAGCTCAGTGGCACGAAATCATCAACCGCAGTGACGTCTAACCCAGTGGAAAGTGGAGAATAAGCCCATGAACGTACAAGAAATGGATTTACGCGCCGAAGAAGAGAAAGTACTTGGCTTTAAAGAGAACGTCATTTTAACGTTGATTTTCTGTGGCATTGCCTCGATGAGTAACTGGGCAGGAACAGGACACAGCTTTGCCCAAGCACTACCCGGCATGCTGATTCTGTTTGTGATGATTCTTATCGGCATGGGTTTAAAAGAATTGATCAAAGGCCCGATTCCAACTGTAGCTTGGGTTTCGCTAGTGAGCGTTGTCGCGACGTTGCCAGGTATGCCGTTTTCCGCTCAACTCTTAGGCGAACTGCAAAACCTAAGCTTTTTATCTTTAGCAACGCCAGTGCTAGCGTATGCAGCCATGGCTGTCACGCACATGGAAGTCAAATTGTTTAAACAGTCTGGGTTCAAAATTGCGATGGTCTCTTTATTGGTATTCACAGGTACGTACATCGGATCGGCGGTTGTCGCTCAAGCCTTTCTGTAACCCCAGTAGCCATACCGATATGTGACATTGTCACTTAAGTTCCTCCCTGTAGGACAGAGACTGCATACAATGTGCAGTCTTTTTTTGTTCTATTTTCTCCTTTATATCACCGTCTAAATTGGAACGTCCTGTCCCTAAAGCATCAATATCCAACAAGAACAACTGCTACTAATGGTATATAATTAAGTAAATCATTAACTTAACTATTCTTATCACCCATTTACCATTTAGAGACATTATGAGTCATCGCTTACAAACATCTCAGCCCGTTTTAGGGAAGAACGGCATGATGTTCTTCCTCATTATTATTAGTGCCTTCCCACCTTTGACTATCGATCTCTATTTACCAGCACTGCCGGAAATGACCCATGTTTTTGATACTCAACAGACGTTGGTCAATTTGACGCTAAGTGGCTATTTTGTCACGTATGCGGTTGGCTTACTGATTTGGGGGCCACTAAGTGAGAAATTTGGTCGTAAGCCAATATTGCTTTGCGGGCTTTTCATTTACATGGTCGCCAGTCTTTGCTGCGCTTTGGCAGGTAATATTGAACAACTGATCGGCGCTCGGGTGTTGCAAGCACTTGGTGGCAGTGCTGTCACCGTGGTATCGACTTCAATAGTGAAAGACCTATACTCCGGGCGGGAACGGGAGCGCGTGATGGCAACCATTATGTCGCTGGTTACCATTGCACCTATGGTTGCACCAGTATTGGGTGCCTTTATTTTGCAAGTCGCGTCATGGCGCATTGTCTTTGTTGCCTTGGCTGTGTTTGGGGCCTTCGCCACCTTATTGGCGCTTTGCTACAAGGAAACGCTAGTAAGTCGCTACTCAGGCTCAATTCTCTATTCTTGGGGTAGATTGGCCGTAGTCATCAAAAATCGTCATTTCGTAATTTTGTTGGCGATTTTTTCCATCACGCCGATGGCGATGATGGCTTTCTTGGCGGCTGGATCTTATATCTACATTAACGACTTTGGTTTAACCGAACAACAATTTAGCTATGCGTTCGCATTCAATGCGTTATGCGCGTCGTTTGGCCCGACCATGTACATTAAAATCTCGCGTCATGTTCAAGTAACGAAACTGATCACCTATAGCTTTTTGCTACTCTCGTGCGCAGGGGTGCTGACTTTAACGGTGGCGCATCTGTCGCCTTGGTTCTTTGCGTTTATCTGTGCTCCAGCGACCTTAACCGTTATTATGGTGCGAGTGCCGGGGATGAATTTAATGCTGGATCAACAAGAACACGATACAGGTTCTGCGGTCGCACTAATTCAGTTCTTTGGCATGATTTCAGGATCAATTGGAATGGTGCTGGTGTCATTAAAACCAGACAGTTTGATTAACAATCTTGGCGTTATTCAGCTTTGCGTGGGGATTGCCGGCGGAGCCATGTGGCTACTCGCTCGTAACCGGCCTTTTGTTACAGATAAGCTTCCAAAATAACGGCTGGGGATGGTGGCGAAACCCGTCGCCATCCACGCTCATGATGTCAATGTCCATATGCTTTTATCTCCTATTTTTGTGTTAAGGAGAAGCTTTGGTTAAGGAAAAAAAGGACCTCATCGGCTTCTAATGTGCCATCGAGCGACAGCGTAATCCAATGTTCTTTATTCATATGATAAGCAGGAAAAAAGCCTGCAGATGAACGTAAACTCAACACCTGTTCTGCAGGACATTTTATGTTGAGTATATCCACCATCTCCTCACTTTCTAATCCCAACTTAGTTTTGGGTATAGTCATCAGCAATCCAAACCATTTGCGACTATTGCTATGTCTAAAAACGGCAATATCTGGATATTTAGCCCATGGGAAGTCAGGACTAATCCCATATTGGCTTTCAATGTATACCCAAGTAACCTCAAGATGCTGTTTCAGCGAGAATGTATTCGCTCATAGGCAAGACACCGATTTGAATACCTAGTATTCTACGTAGAAAATCGGTAACGCAGCATAGGAGCGAATACAACTCGCCCTTTGGGAGCTCATCAACAAGCCCATTTCTGCGCCCAATGACGTTGAAAGGGAATAACCATTCCTGCCGTCATTGAGCTTGACCTGTGCTCGTTGATGAAGCTCTGAAGTCTGCATCTTGAGGTCATTTGGGTATAATTGGTTAACTCTACTTTATTTATCATATATACCCAAATGACAGTCGGCATATTGAACTCTGACAATCCCCGTCTAATCGCGTTAATTCGCCCAAAAATCATTGCATTCAAATGACATTCATCAATGAACTAGAGCCAATACTAAAGTTGCTAAGACGATTCTAAGTTTAAAACTAACGTCTTAATAAGCAACGTAATGGAAACGTTGTCACTTGTTACACACGTAACTTACCGACAAAATAAGAAGGTATTCAAATGAAAACTAAATTCGCCTTTACTCTTCTCGCCAGCATAATGAGTGGTATGTTGGCTCAAAGTGCATTTGCTGATGTTTATGTCGGTGGTCGGGCTGGTTATTCATTCTTAGATGATGCCTGTCACCAAACTAGCGACTGTGATGATGATAGTGGCGCTGCCGGCCTCTTTATGGGATACCAAGCCAATGATTGGTTAGGCGTTGAGCTAGGTGCCGATTGGCTAGGAAAGCAAGACATTAACTATATGAAAAATGGCTCTTTACATCATGCTGACCATAATTTATCCGCCATTTCTCTAGCGCCTAAATTCTCTTACCCGATTAACCAAGATGTTGATCTATTTGCCAAAGTTGGTGCAGCTTACATGCAGTATGGCAATGCCAACGATGTGGTACCAACAGGCGCGGTTGGTGCGGAATACCATATTTCGAAAAAATGGGATGCGCGCGTTTCTTATCAACGTTACCAAAATATGGACGACGGCGTATTTGACGGCATGGATACTAACTTAGTCAGCGTCGGCTTCAGTTACAAACTGGGCCAATCTAAACCAGAAGCACAACCTGTAGCGCAAACCGAACCGGCTCCAGTTCAAGAAGCGCAACCTGAACCACAAGTGGCACCAGAACCTATTCCAGAACCCGTTCCTCAAACCAAATGGGTCGTAAAAGAACACGGGCTTAAAAACGATCAGGGCCTTTTTGAACTGAACAGTGCCAAACTGACAGCAGATGGCAAAGACGCCTTTAACCCTCTTGTCGCAACACTGCTTAAATATCCTGAAGCACAAGCCACTATTACAGGTTATACCGATTCAACAGGTTCAGAAAAATACAATTTACAACTATCTAAAAAACGCGCTCAGGCAGTTGCAAACTATTTAATAGAAAGTGGCGTAAACCCAGACAAATTGACAGTTAATGGTCTTGGTGAAAAAGATCCTATTGCCACCAACAAAACCCTTGATGGCCGTAAACAAAACCGTCGGGTAGAAATCACCATCCCTCAATTCAAATATAAAGTTAAAGAGACCGTAACGTCAGCAACAACACCAGCGGCCGTTTAATGTCATTGCCATGGCTCAGGTCGAGTCATGGCATTCCTTCTAAAAACTGTCCACCAATTGGTTGTTATACAGCCATAAACGGTTGTGGTTCACATCATTAAGATTACGTTTTACCGCAGCATTACCGTTAAATGCTCGATTTGTTGTCGCAGCGGCCCCCCACGGACGCTTCAGGTCATAACAAGTCTCAATTTGACTATTGGTAATTAACAATTGTCCATTTGCCGTTTTGCCGGGTAAATACCCCGTTTTACTCGCACCTTGCTCCCAAGCTCGTCCTAACTTAGGCGCAAACTGGGTAAAACCCAAATCACATGAGAGTTTGCTTCGTGTGATAAGAAAACCGTAACGAGAGTTCGGCAAAGTATCAGGGGCAAACACATACGCGGAAGAAACATTACGCGAAGAAACAGTATGAAATTCCACTCCATCGAACACCGCTTGAGCACGACCAAATACATAATCCACATCTCCTTCAATATAGCTATTGTGGATGTACACACGGGTATGACGTGATGTGTTGTACTGGTTATCCTTATCGGCATTATTGACAAAAAATGTATCTTGGCGACCAAGCAATCGAACATGCTCTAACACCACTTTATCCCCATCAGTACGCAATGCTACACCTTGATGTGTACCAGGCCCAATACCGTCTAATAAGCTGTTCTCTATGGTTAAATTGGCCAAGTTAAAATGGTCACTTTGGCTCCACATAACGGCAGAACAAACGGTTGTGACAACCTTATTCGGCGTTTTGGCACAGTTTTGATACATATACCATGCAGGATCATTCGGTTTATATTCACCTTGGCTACTGACTAAGACTTGATATGCCTGAGGAGAAATCATCGAATCAATCGCCAAGCTCAGCACAACCGAACTCGCCTTGTCTCCCGCACCATAGATGGTCATTTCTGGTGCATTTTGTGGAATATACACCGTACCGATATAGCGTCCGGGTAGCACTTTAATTGCAATGGGGTCATCCCCTTTGTGCTCACTAAGTGCTGCATTGATGGCTTGCTGAACCGAATGATAAGGAGCAGAACTGCGTTCATTCCCAACCACATATTCAGTGGGAGCCATTTTAACCGCATTCGGCGTCCACTGTTCTTGTTCAATTGTGAGGTATCGAGCAGCAGTAAATGGCGTTTGTTCTGCAACGGTTAATACTGGATGTTCTGGCGAATTCACAAAATCGCTGCTGTCTGCAGCTTGGACTCCAGCGACCAAAAGCGCGGAAGCGATAAGAGAAGCAAGTGACTTTAGCATAGCGTCCTGTCCTTAAAGAGGAATCACTATTTTACTCCCATAAAGATGGGAAAAACGCCAACAAACCCATATTTTAAAACACTGTTTTAAAAATAAACATCAACTTGGCATCAGGATCGCAAATGAGATTAACTTTAAAGAGAACAAACATAAGTCACTCTACAATCATTCACCGTGACAGCCTTACTGAGATATCTTATCGACAACAAAAAGGGCAGCCTATGCTGCCCTTACCTATTGTTTTTTTTCTAAGCGCTTAAGACATAAAACGCGCGCGGAACGATTTGCCTTTCATCTTACCGTTAGTGATTTTTGATAATGCTAATTTAGCCTTAGGACGCTGCACCGCAACATAAGCCCAAATATCATGCACCTGGATCTTACCCACATCCGCACCAGACAACTCTTTACCCGCGGTAAGGGCACCAAGAATGTCACCTGGGCGTAATTTCTGCTTTTTACCACCTTCAATACGAATACAGGTCATTGCCGCTTTGGCAGGAAAATCCTCAACTTCATTTGGTGAAGGAAGACGAGTGAAAGACTGCGGGCCAAAACGATCTTCTAATAAAGAAAGCTTCATATCATCCTTTGGACCAACATAACTTAATGCCAAGCCTTTCGCTCCCGCTCGCCCAGTACGCCCCATACGGTGTACGTGGGTTTCAGTGTCATGAGCTAAATGATGGTTGATCACCAAGTCCAAAGCATCAATATCCAAACCACGCGCCGCTACGTCAGTTGCTACCAGCACATTGACACATTTTAGCGCAAACAACGCCAATGCTTGATCGCGTTCGCGCTGATCTAAATCGCCGTGTAACGCTTTGGCATCAAAACCCACATCACTTAAATAATCCGCAAGCTCTTGGGTTTCGCGTTTGGTATTACAAAATACCACGGCACTTTCTGGTTGGAACTGGGTAAGAAGCACGCGGGTCGCTTCTTGACGACTTTGCGCATCGGTCACTTGG
This genomic window from Vibrio tritonius contains:
- the dbpA gene encoding ATP-dependent RNA helicase DbpA, with translation MGKILQTKTDFRSLALKPSLLSTLDDLGFTSMTPIQAQSLPHILAGKDVLAQAKTGSGKTAAFGLGLLNHLNVKRFRVQSLVLCPTRELADQVASELRRFARGIHNIKILTLCGGVAIGPQIGSLEHGAHIIVGTPGRVLDHLDKGRLNLDNLTQFVLDEADRMLEMGFSEALETIERYMPMQRQNLMFSATFPAPIEEMARDMLNEPVTVKIESTEDKANIEQKFYQVTDAQSRQEATRVLLTQFQPESAVVFCNTKRETQELADYLSDVGFDAKALHGDLDQRERDQALALFALKCVNVLVATDVAARGLDIDALDLVINHHLAHDTETHVHRMGRTGRAGAKGLALSYVGPKDDMKLSLLEDRFGPQSFTRLPSPNEVEDFPAKAAMTCIRIEGGKKQKLRPGDILGALTAGKELSGADVGKIQVHDIWAYVAVQRPKAKLALSKITNGKMKGKSFRARFMS
- a CDS encoding multidrug effflux MFS transporter, with protein sequence MSHRLQTSQPVLGKNGMMFFLIIISAFPPLTIDLYLPALPEMTHVFDTQQTLVNLTLSGYFVTYAVGLLIWGPLSEKFGRKPILLCGLFIYMVASLCCALAGNIEQLIGARVLQALGGSAVTVVSTSIVKDLYSGRERERVMATIMSLVTIAPMVAPVLGAFILQVASWRIVFVALAVFGAFATLLALCYKETLVSRYSGSILYSWGRLAVVIKNRHFVILLAIFSITPMAMMAFLAAGSYIYINDFGLTEQQFSYAFAFNALCASFGPTMYIKISRHVQVTKLITYSFLLLSCAGVLTLTVAHLSPWFFAFICAPATLTVIMVRVPGMNLMLDQQEHDTGSAVALIQFFGMISGSIGMVLVSLKPDSLINNLGVIQLCVGIAGGAMWLLARNRPFVTDKLPK
- a CDS encoding M20 aminoacylase family protein, which gives rise to MTIAQSLLTEVKAWRRDLHRYPELGFAEHRTSAQVAALLEEFGLDVHTGLGGTGVVGTLKNGDGPTIGLRADMDALPFTELGDIEHKSCHHGAMHACGHDGHTAILLGTAKLLAQTRRFSGTVHFVFQPAEENLGGALKMVDDGLFTLFPMDAIYGLHNWPGLPVGTLAVNEGAMMASLDTFKITLTGKSCHAAMPENGHDPIVASAELVTALQTITARRLSPLQAAVVSVTKIQGGEAINIIPEKVELEGTYRCLDKGVRAKVKSLIGELANSVPAAHHVQAQVEFFDGYSVTTNHAAQAQQVRDAGITALGESKVHWNILPCMASEDFSYMLEHCPGAYFWLGADGATPSKPLHNAYYDFNDDIIETGMTVWQELVERLLK
- a CDS encoding MmcQ/YjbR family DNA-binding protein; this translates as MKQHLEVTWVYIESQYGISPDFPWAKYPDIAVFRHSNSRKWFGLLMTIPKTKLGLESEEMVDILNIKCPAEQVLSLRSSAGFFPAYHMNKEHWITLSLDGTLEADEVLFFLNQSFSLTQK
- a CDS encoding DUF3100 domain-containing protein, with product MMSNHYSIKALLDWRLHLIVLATTVISELIGIKSIPIGSAKLLFLPLFYSFLLCLLFNPNITRFSSKLITKKQASIATSIIGIGILPFIAKFGTLIGPALPKILNSGLAMILQEAGNLATMLIAMPVAVVLFKMGREAIGATYSIAREPNIAVISDRFGLKSSEGVGVMGVYVMGTMFGTIYFALLAGFLASTHWFDPRALAMACGVGSGSMTAACSGTLAAAYPTMKDDILAFAGASNLLTNATGLYVAIFIALPFAEWYYKKLSGTKSSTAVTSNPVESGE
- a CDS encoding putative acyl-CoA thioester hydrolase; translated protein: MLKSLASLIASALLVAGVQAADSSDFVNSPEHPVLTVAEQTPFTAARYLTIEQEQWTPNAVKMAPTEYVVGNERSSAPYHSVQQAINAALSEHKGDDPIAIKVLPGRYIGTVYIPQNAPEMTIYGAGDKASSVVLSLAIDSMISPQAYQVLVSSQGEYKPNDPAWYMYQNCAKTPNKVVTTVCSAVMWSQSDHFNLANLTIENSLLDGIGPGTHQGVALRTDGDKVVLEHVRLLGRQDTFFVNNADKDNQYNTSRHTRVYIHNSYIEGDVDYVFGRAQAVFDGVEFHTVSSRNVSSAYVFAPDTLPNSRYGFLITRSKLSCDLGFTQFAPKLGRAWEQGASKTGYLPGKTANGQLLITNSQIETCYDLKRPWGAAATTNRAFNGNAAVKRNLNDVNHNRLWLYNNQLVDSF
- a CDS encoding OmpA family protein, translated to MKTKFAFTLLASIMSGMLAQSAFADVYVGGRAGYSFLDDACHQTSDCDDDSGAAGLFMGYQANDWLGVELGADWLGKQDINYMKNGSLHHADHNLSAISLAPKFSYPINQDVDLFAKVGAAYMQYGNANDVVPTGAVGAEYHISKKWDARVSYQRYQNMDDGVFDGMDTNLVSVGFSYKLGQSKPEAQPVAQTEPAPVQEAQPEPQVAPEPIPEPVPQTKWVVKEHGLKNDQGLFELNSAKLTADGKDAFNPLVATLLKYPEAQATITGYTDSTGSEKYNLQLSKKRAQAVANYLIESGVNPDKLTVNGLGEKDPIATNKTLDGRKQNRRVEITIPQFKYKVKETVTSATTPAAV